The DNA region TTGAAAGTCGTGAAAGTCGTGAAAGTTGTGATTGCCCCGGAAACCGGCGGCAAGCGGATGAGCTTGCGAGCGTCGAGGCGGCGTAGCAAGTTAAAAGCGATGGATTATGGTGGGAGGAAAGCCGCGGGGCTTTCCTCTTTCAAATAAGCGCTGCGGCGCAGGCGTGGGAATGGCCGCCGCCGGGCGGGAAATTAGCGGTAAGTTATGGCTCGATCAAGAAAAATCTGTGCTTGACAAAACGGCTGCCGGAACGATCTCATAACGATCTCGGAGCGATCCTGGAACGACCCGGAACGAATCCCGGAACGAATCCCGGATCGATCCCAGAATGATCCCGGAATGACCCGGAACGATTCTGGAACGACCGCTCGCCTGCCTGCCGGCCGCCGGCCTTCAAAATAGCGGCACTTTATGTACTTATTACCGGAGCCCTGGCTAGTTCATCCTCATTAACGGCAGTTTATGTACTTATTATCCGATGAATGGTCCAGAACGCGGCATTTCCTTGCGGTCCTAAGAAAATAGCAGCATAAAATGCCTCTATTTCTCTCAAATGGGCGGGGAGCGGCGAAATAAAGGCACTTTATGTCCTTATTTTTCGCCGTTGAAGTTGCTCCGGCAGCTCAGGCAGCCTGGTTTTACAGGTTTACTTTATTTTTATCAAACGAACGGATATCGCCGGCCGGAATTACGCGCATTTTTGCCCTTATTTCTTGAGGACTGAAGTAACGGGCTGCGGCGAATCTATTTCCGGTTTTAAATTTTTCTACTATTATATAATATGAAATTAATAAAAGTTTAGGAGGCATGACCATGGACCAACAGACGAAGCGGCAGGGACCGGGAATGCCGAACCTTGAGCAGACGGCGGGCGGCGTTATGTCAAGCGGCCAGCCGGCGGCGGAAAGCGCCGCGTCTAACAGCGAAAAAAAGCGGGCGCCGCAGGCCGTTTATATACACATTCCGTTTTGCACCAATAAATGCTTTTATTGCGACTTTAACTCCTACGTGCTGAAGGATCAGCCGGTGATGGACTATCTGAAGGCGCTGGACCGCGAGATGGAGCTGACCGTAGGCCAAACGCCGCCCGGCGAGATCCGGACGATTTTTGTCGGCGGCGGGACGCCGACCGTGCTGAATCCGCAGGAGATGGAGTTTTTCCTGGCATCGGTGCGGAAGCATTTCCCGCGCTGGGCGGGCGGTATCGAGTTTACGATGGAGGCCAATCCCGGAACGACCGACCGTGAAAAACTGGCCGTGATGAAAGCGGGCGGGGTCAACCGGGTCAGCTTCGGCGTGCAGGCGTTCCAGAACGAGCTGCTGAGCGGGATCGGCCGGATTCACAACACCGACGACGTGTACCGGAGCTTGGAGAACGCCCGCGCCGCCGGTCTTGACAATCTGTCGATCGACTTGATGTTCGGTCTGCCGAACCAGACGGTGGAAATGTTGGACTACAGCGTCTCCCGCGCGCTGGAGCTAGGGCTGTCCCACTACTCGATCTACAGCCTTAAAGTGGAAGAGAACACCCTGTTCCATACGCTGTACCAGAAAAATCAGCTGCCATTGCCAAGCGAAGAAGATGAGCTAAAAATGTATCTGCTGCTGATGGAGCGGATGGCGCAGGCGGGGTACAAGCAGTACGAGATCAGCAACTTCGCCAAGCCGGGCTACGAAAGCCGCCACAACATCACTTATTGGCGCAACGAAGACTATTACGGTTTGGGCGCGGGCGCGCACGGATATGTAGCAAGACAGCGGCACGTCAACATCAAAGGCGTGAACCCGTATGTGGAAGCGGCCGGCCAAGGCCTGCCCCGGCTGGAGCAGTTCGCTGTGTCCCGCGAGGAGGCGATGGAGGATTTCGTGATGGTCGGGCTGCGCATGCTGGACGGTATTCGCAAGGAGGACTTCCGGGCCCAGTTTGGCGCGGCTAGCGAAATGGATCGGATTTTTGCCCGGCCGCTGCAAAAAATGTTGTCGGCTGGACTCCTGGAGCAGCACGAGGATCAAGGCGGCTACCGGCTCAGCCGCCAAGGCGTGTTGTTCGGCAATGAAGTGTTTGCCGAGTTTATCGGCGCATTAACGGTATAACCGAATATATTCAATCGCAGAATGAACAAAACAGGCAGCTGCCCGGCTTGAAATCAAGCGAGGCGGCTGCCTGTTTTAGGCTGGTGCGCAACCTTTAGGATCGGCAAGAAATGGCTTGAAGTTTTATACCTAATCATGTATATTTATTCATATTACATGACTTGGGAGATCGAGGGGGAAAAGCAATGCAAGCCGTTGCCGTATGCAGACAGGCGAAACTTGAGGACGTCGAACCTCTTTTTACGATGATTGATGAATATGCCAAGAGAGGGATCATGCTGCCGCGTTCCCGCGCAGTGCTCGAACGTCAGATCAACGATTTCGTCGTCGCGGAAGTGGATGGGCGGGTCGTGGGGTGCGGCTCGCTGTGCAAGCTCGGCGAGGAGCTTGTGGAAATCCGTTCTCTCGGCATCGCCGAAGGGTACAAAGGGCGCGGCCTCGGCTCCATGCTGGTGGAGAAGCTGGTGGAGCAAGCGCGGAAGCTGGCGATACCGAAAGTGATGGCTTTGACCTATGAGGTTTCATTTTTTGTGAAAAACGGTTTTACGGTGGTAGATAAAGAAATTTTCCCGGAAAAAGTATGGACGGACTGTGTCAATTGCGCAAAGCAGCACTGCTGCGACGAAATAGCCGTGCTTAAGATACTGGACTGACTTGACAATCGTCAGGTCGGTTTGGTATTTTTGTATTAGCGATTAGCACTCTAAGCTAACGAGTGCTAACGGACGATAAATTGGATCAGGAGGGATTGCCATGTTAACGGAACGCCAAAGAATGATATTGACTGCGATTGTGGATGACTATATTCGATCGGCGGAGCCGGTGGGGTCCCGGAGTATTTCCAAACGTGGGGATGTCGGGTACAGCCCGGCGACGATCCGCAACGAGATGGCGGATTTGGAGGAGCTCGGTTTCTTGGAGCAGCCGCATACGTCGGCGGGACGAATACCTTCCATTAAAGGCTACCGTTACTACGTGGATCACCTGACTCCGCTTAATCTGATTACGCCGGAAGAGCTTAAAACCCTCAAGGCTTTTTTTGCCGAGAAGCTGAATGCGGCGGAACAGGTCATTCAGCATGCCGGCACGATTTTATCCCATATGACCAATTACACTTCCATCCTGCTGGGGCCGGAAGTTTTTCATACGTCTTTGCGCCATTTCGGGTTGCTGTCGCTGAACGAGAACACGGCGGTGGCGATCTTGGTCACGAATACGGGACAAGTGGAGAACAAAACCGTGTCCATTCCGGCCGGCGTATCGGTTTCGGAGATGGAAAGAGTGGTCAACCTGCTTAACGTTAAGCTTGCGGGGCTGCCGATCTACAAACTGAAAACCGCCCTTTATAACGAAATCGGTCAGGAAATGCAGCGGCATATCGAGCATTTTGAAGAGCTGATGAAGGTGCTTGATCAAGTGCTGGACAGCGGTTCGGACGGGCAGCGCCTGTTCCTGAGCGGGGCTACCAACATGCTGACGCAGCCGGAATTCCGCGATGTGGACAAAGTCAAGAGCATCCTGGATCTGCTGGAGGAGACGCCGACGTTGACGAAAATGATGTCTTCGGCATCCCTCGGCTCGGGCATTCAAGTGAGGATCGGCACGGAAAACGACCACGAAGCTTTCGCCAACTGCAGCCTGATCACCGCAACGTATCAAATTGAAGGGGAAACGGTCGGGACGATCGGTATTCTTGGGCCAACCCGGATGGAATACGGCCGGGTGATGCGAATTTTGGACATTTTATCGAAGGATTTAAGCAAATTTTTGTCCCGGCTGCATTAACATGCATGAACTTTGGCCCTGACTGCATGTTAAGGAGGTGAACATCTTGAAGGAATCACAGCCAATTCAAGACAACATCAATCACAATGTAGAGGAAGAACAAGAGATGAACGATAACGTTAAAGATGAGCAAAACCTGGAAACGGAAGAGAACAGGCAGGACGAAGCGCTTCAGCAGGAGCCGCAGGAACAGGTGAACGAAGACGAAGCGGCGGGCTCCGCAGCGGAAGGCGGCGCCGCTTTGAGCGGCGAACTGGCAAAATTGCAGGCGGAGAACGAGGAATACCAGCAGCGGCTGCTTCGCGCCCAAGCCGATTTCGATAATTTCCGGCGCCGGACGTTGAAGGAAAAGGAAGAACTGGGAAAATATGCTTCCGCCAAGCTGATTACCGAGCTGCTGCCCGTGATCGATAACTTCGAAAGAGCGATCAGCTCCGCGGGCGAAAGCGCGGATACCAGCTCGTATGCGAAAGGCGTGGAAATGATTTTCCGCCAGCTCGAAGGCGTGCTGAAAGCGGAGGGACTCACTGCGATGGAAGCCGAGGGTACGCCGTTTAATCCCGAATTCCATCAGGCGATCATGCAGGTGGAATCCGAGGAATACGAGGAAGGCATTGTCGTCGAGGTCGTGCAAAAGGGATATTTGTTGAAAGACAAAGTGCTGCGCCCGGCGATGGTCAAAGTCAGCGGCTGAACCACATGCTGATACACATAGAAAAACATGCACCTATTTAAGGAGGACATAAGCAAATGAGCAAAGTTATCGGTATTGACCTTGGAACGACCAACTCTTGCGTTGCGGTCATGGAAGGCGGTGAAGCCGTCGTCATTCCGAACCCGGAAGGCGGACGTACGACTCCTTCCGTCGTCGGTTTTAAGAAGGACGGCGAACGGATCGTCGGGGAAACGGCAAAACGCCAGGCGATTACAAACCCGGACCGCACGATCATCTCCATCAAAAGACATATGGGGACGAACCATAAAGAAGCCATCGACGGCAAAGAATTTACGCCGCAGGAGATTTCGGCGATCATTTTGCAGAAGCTGAAATCAGACGCCGAAGCTTATTTGGGCCAACCTGTAACCCAGGCGGTCATCACGGTTCCGGCTTATTTTAACGACAGCCAGCGTCAAGCGACGAAGGATGCCGGGAAAATCGCCGGCCTGGAAGTGCTGCGGATCGTCAACGAACCGACGGCGGCGGCGCTTGCCTACGGCCTGGAGAAAGCCGAGGATCAAACGATCCTGGTTTACGACTTGGGCGGCGGTACGTTCGACGTATCGATTCTGGAGCTGGGCGACGGCTTCTTCGAAGTTAAGGCCACCAGCGGGGACAACCACCTCGGCGGCGACGACTTCGACCAAAAGATCATCGATTATCTGGTGGAAGAGTTCAAAAAGGATCAAGGCATCGACCTCAGCAAGGACAAAGCGGCCGTTCAACGTCTGAAAGACGCCGCCGAAAAAGCGAAAAAAGAATTGTCCGGCGTGCTGACGACAACGATTTCCCTGCCGTTCATTACGGTCGTTGACGGCGTGCCGCAGCACTTGGAAGTGAACCTGACCCGCGCCAAATTCGAAGAATTGACGGCGGACCTCGTAGAGCGTACGCTTGGACCGACCCGCCGCGCGCTGAGCGATGCCGGCCTGACTTCGGCCGATATCGATAAAATCGTTCTGGTCGGCGGCTCCACGCGGATTCCGGCCGTTCAGGAAGCGATCAAGAAGCTGACCGGCAAAGAGCCGCACAAAGGCGTCAACCCGGACGAAGTCGTTGCCCTGGGCGCAGCCGTGCAAGCGGGCGTGTTGACCGGCGACGTCAAGGACGTCGTATTGCTCGACGTAACTCCGCTTTCGCTAGGGATCGAAACGGCGGGCGGCGTGTTTACGAAAATGATCGAACGCAACACGACGATCCCGACGAGTAAATCGCAAGTTTTCTCCACTTACGCGGACAATCAGCCTAGCGTGGAAATCCACGTGCTGCAAGGGGAACGCGAGATGGCCGCAGGCAACAAAACGCTCGGCCGCTTTATCCTCGGCGATATTCCGCTCGCGCCTCGCGGCGTGCCGCAAATCGAAGTTACCTTCGATATCGACGCCAACGGGATCGTTAACGTATCGGCGACGGACAAAGGCACCGGTAAAAGCCAAAAAATCACGATCACATCTTCAAGCGGCCTCAGCGACGAAGAAATCGACCGCATGATGAAAGACGCCGAGCTTCACGCCGAAGAAGACAAAAAACGCAAGGAACTGGTCGAAGCGAAAAACAACGCCGATCAGCTCATTTACAGCGTGGACAAAACGCTGAAGGAACTGGGCGATAAAGTGGACGCCGCCGAAACGGAAAAGGCGAACGCGGCGAAAGATGAGCTCAAGAAAGCGGTCGAAAGCGACAATCTGGAGCAAATCAAATCCGCTTCGGAAAAACTGACCGAGATCGTGCAGCAGCTCTCCGTCAAGCTTTACGAGCAGGCTCAGCAAGCCGCCGGGGCAGCCGGCGCCGAAGGTGGGGCAGAAGGCGCTGCGGCCGGCGGTTCGACCCGCGACAATGTCGTGGATGCCGACTATGAAGTTGTTGACGATGACAAGAAGTAAAGCTTAAGGCATCACGGACCGGCAAAGATTGAATATACTTTGGTAAACTGGGAAGGTCAAAGCGCGGGCGGCTTCCGCACTTTGACTTTCCTTTTGCCGGATTAAGGGAACGGTATAACGCGGCTGGTCCCAAAAGTCAAGACGGGGGTGGAAGGATGGCAGAAAAACGCGATTATTATGAAGTGCTGGGCGTCGGGAAAAACGCCGGCGATGAAGAGATCAAAAAAGCTTACCGCAAGCTGGCCCGCCAATATCACCCGGACGTAAACAAAGCGGCGGATGCGGAAGCGAAATTTAAAGAAGTGAAGGAAGCCTACGACGTGCTCAGCGATCCGGGCAAACGCTCCCGCTACGATCAATACGGACATGTGGATCCGAATCAGGGCATGGGCGGCGGATTTTCCGGCGCGGATTTTGGCGGGTTTGGCGATATTTTCGACATGTTCTTCGGCGGCGGCGGCAGACGCGACCCGAATGCGCCGCAGCGCGGGAACGATTTGCAATATACGATGACGATCGAGTTCGAGGAAGCGGCATTCGGGAAAGAGACCGATATTACGATTCCGCGTACCGAAAACTGCGATACGTGCTCCGGCACCGGCGCAAAACCGGGTACGAAACCGACGGTTTGCTCCGTCTGCCACGGAACCGGACAGCAGGAGGTCGTGCAGAACACGCCTTTCGGCCGCATGGTCAACCGGCGTACCTGTTCCGCCTGCGGCGGCCGGGGCCAGATCATCAAGGAGAAATGCCCGACCTGCTCCGGCAGCGGCAAGGTGAAGAAGCAGCGTAAAATCCACGTGCGGATTCCGGCGGGGGTTGACGACGGCGCTCAGCTGCGGATGACGGGCGAAGGGGAAGGGGGCTTGCGCGGCGGCCCTCCAGGCGACTTGTATATCGTCATCCGCGTGAAGGATCATGAGTATTTCGAGCGGGAAGGCGACGACGTTTATTTGGAAGTGCCGATTACGTTTGCGCAGGCGGCGCTGGGCGACGAGATCGAAATCCCGACGCTGACGGAAAAGGTCAAGCTGAAGATTCCGGCCGGTACGCAGACAGGCACTTATTTCCGCCTCAAAGGCAAAGGCATTCCGCGCCTGCGCGGCGTCGGCCAGGGCGACCAGCACGTCAAAGTGGTCTTGGTGACGCCTCGGAAGCTAAGCGAAGAGCAGAAAGAACTGCTGCGCCAATTCGCTTCGCTGGAAGGCGAACATACGCATGAAAATGAGCAATCGTTTTTTGACCGCATGAAACGGGCGTTCCGCGGCGAATGATCGAAGCGGGGCCAAGGCATTACAGCAAGCAAACCAAAACAAGGCCGTCCCAAGAGAATCCGTTCTCTTTGGGGCGGCCTTGTCTCATTTAAGCGTCCTGCCGAATAATCGCGATGATTTCTTCGTGCAGTTCGAGCGTAATATCTTCCCGAAACGTACGCATGCCGTATTCCCGGTAGACGTATTGGATGATCGATTCCATGATATTGGATTCGACCAGGTAACGGCTGCGGCCGTTAACCCACACTTCCGCGGTATAGCCGGTGTCCTCGTCCCAGCTTAGTTCCACCTGCACGTCGGTGGGGCGGACTCCCGTCCTGTCCGCGGTGTGGAGACAAATTGCGTTAATGATTTCATCCATGCCGAGAACCATGATTTAGTATCTTCCTCCACGCCGGTAATCCTCTTGGCGCGGTTGGCGCTTGAAACGCCGGTATAAGGCGACGGCAGCGGCAACGATCACGTAAATAGCGAGCAGGTTGACGGCAAGTCCAAGCAGGTTGCCGAAGAAGCCCATATTGCCGAACAGCCCCCCGAACAACAGTCCTGCCAGTCCGCCGACCATCAGACCGCGCATAAAGCCGCCGCCGCCAGAAAAGCCTCGCCCCGTCGTGGAGCCTACTGTTCCGCCGGTTTTGTTGGTGGCCGCTCCATCGGTCCGCTGGTAATCGCCGGTAGCCGGCTTATTGGGCGACGGGTTGTAAGTTCTTGGACCGGACTTGAAGCCGCCTCGCTTGGCATCGGCCAGATCGGGGGAAACGAAGGCAAATATCAACGTAAATGCCATCATGATCATCATCATTTTCTTCATCATACTATGCGGATAACCTCCTATACAGATAAGTATATTCTGTTCCTTAGCAAGTAATACGGACGAGAGCCGCTGGAGTTTCAAATTTAAAATATTAATTCAGCAGCGGCCTTAC from Paenibacillus macerans includes:
- the hemW gene encoding radical SAM family heme chaperone HemW produces the protein MSSGQPAAESAASNSEKKRAPQAVYIHIPFCTNKCFYCDFNSYVLKDQPVMDYLKALDREMELTVGQTPPGEIRTIFVGGGTPTVLNPQEMEFFLASVRKHFPRWAGGIEFTMEANPGTTDREKLAVMKAGGVNRVSFGVQAFQNELLSGIGRIHNTDDVYRSLENARAAGLDNLSIDLMFGLPNQTVEMLDYSVSRALELGLSHYSIYSLKVEENTLFHTLYQKNQLPLPSEEDELKMYLLLMERMAQAGYKQYEISNFAKPGYESRHNITYWRNEDYYGLGAGAHGYVARQRHVNIKGVNPYVEAAGQGLPRLEQFAVSREEAMEDFVMVGLRMLDGIRKEDFRAQFGAASEMDRIFARPLQKMLSAGLLEQHEDQGGYRLSRQGVLFGNEVFAEFIGALTV
- a CDS encoding N-acetyltransferase, which translates into the protein MQAVAVCRQAKLEDVEPLFTMIDEYAKRGIMLPRSRAVLERQINDFVVAEVDGRVVGCGSLCKLGEELVEIRSLGIAEGYKGRGLGSMLVEKLVEQARKLAIPKVMALTYEVSFFVKNGFTVVDKEIFPEKVWTDCVNCAKQHCCDEIAVLKILD
- the hrcA gene encoding heat-inducible transcriptional repressor HrcA — protein: MLTERQRMILTAIVDDYIRSAEPVGSRSISKRGDVGYSPATIRNEMADLEELGFLEQPHTSAGRIPSIKGYRYYVDHLTPLNLITPEELKTLKAFFAEKLNAAEQVIQHAGTILSHMTNYTSILLGPEVFHTSLRHFGLLSLNENTAVAILVTNTGQVENKTVSIPAGVSVSEMERVVNLLNVKLAGLPIYKLKTALYNEIGQEMQRHIEHFEELMKVLDQVLDSGSDGQRLFLSGATNMLTQPEFRDVDKVKSILDLLEETPTLTKMMSSASLGSGIQVRIGTENDHEAFANCSLITATYQIEGETVGTIGILGPTRMEYGRVMRILDILSKDLSKFLSRLH
- the grpE gene encoding nucleotide exchange factor GrpE, with protein sequence MNDNVKDEQNLETEENRQDEALQQEPQEQVNEDEAAGSAAEGGAALSGELAKLQAENEEYQQRLLRAQADFDNFRRRTLKEKEELGKYASAKLITELLPVIDNFERAISSAGESADTSSYAKGVEMIFRQLEGVLKAEGLTAMEAEGTPFNPEFHQAIMQVESEEYEEGIVVEVVQKGYLLKDKVLRPAMVKVSG
- the dnaK gene encoding molecular chaperone DnaK, encoding MSKVIGIDLGTTNSCVAVMEGGEAVVIPNPEGGRTTPSVVGFKKDGERIVGETAKRQAITNPDRTIISIKRHMGTNHKEAIDGKEFTPQEISAIILQKLKSDAEAYLGQPVTQAVITVPAYFNDSQRQATKDAGKIAGLEVLRIVNEPTAAALAYGLEKAEDQTILVYDLGGGTFDVSILELGDGFFEVKATSGDNHLGGDDFDQKIIDYLVEEFKKDQGIDLSKDKAAVQRLKDAAEKAKKELSGVLTTTISLPFITVVDGVPQHLEVNLTRAKFEELTADLVERTLGPTRRALSDAGLTSADIDKIVLVGGSTRIPAVQEAIKKLTGKEPHKGVNPDEVVALGAAVQAGVLTGDVKDVVLLDVTPLSLGIETAGGVFTKMIERNTTIPTSKSQVFSTYADNQPSVEIHVLQGEREMAAGNKTLGRFILGDIPLAPRGVPQIEVTFDIDANGIVNVSATDKGTGKSQKITITSSSGLSDEEIDRMMKDAELHAEEDKKRKELVEAKNNADQLIYSVDKTLKELGDKVDAAETEKANAAKDELKKAVESDNLEQIKSASEKLTEIVQQLSVKLYEQAQQAAGAAGAEGGAEGAAAGGSTRDNVVDADYEVVDDDKK
- the dnaJ gene encoding molecular chaperone DnaJ, whose translation is MAEKRDYYEVLGVGKNAGDEEIKKAYRKLARQYHPDVNKAADAEAKFKEVKEAYDVLSDPGKRSRYDQYGHVDPNQGMGGGFSGADFGGFGDIFDMFFGGGGRRDPNAPQRGNDLQYTMTIEFEEAAFGKETDITIPRTENCDTCSGTGAKPGTKPTVCSVCHGTGQQEVVQNTPFGRMVNRRTCSACGGRGQIIKEKCPTCSGSGKVKKQRKIHVRIPAGVDDGAQLRMTGEGEGGLRGGPPGDLYIVIRVKDHEYFEREGDDVYLEVPITFAQAALGDEIEIPTLTEKVKLKIPAGTQTGTYFRLKGKGIPRLRGVGQGDQHVKVVLVTPRKLSEEQKELLRQFASLEGEHTHENEQSFFDRMKRAFRGE
- a CDS encoding YxcD family protein, whose translation is MVLGMDEIINAICLHTADRTGVRPTDVQVELSWDEDTGYTAEVWVNGRSRYLVESNIMESIIQYVYREYGMRTFREDITLELHEEIIAIIRQDA